The Streptosporangiales bacterium genome contains a region encoding:
- a CDS encoding energy-coupling factor transporter transmembrane protein EcfT yields the protein MSRRTTSFGYLPGRSLLHPLHPVTKLTMAVGLSLAAFLGPGYWIAAGITGVLLLLTVTSATLRPLLRAAAVLFLPLAIALCVIQGLLQPDREGVLGSWGPFEVSMEGIAATTTYASRLAVIMLCAILLVVSTRPKELAVGLTQRGLSPKFAYVVLAAMQFVPDAQARVSRIVQAQQARGLDVRANLVTRFRSLRSIVIPLFSGALVTAETRAIALEARGLNHTGERTSLLVLNDTRTDKVTRVGVVCLAVAALAWRVATWL from the coding sequence GTGTCGAGACGCACCACGTCCTTCGGCTACCTGCCGGGACGATCACTGCTGCACCCACTGCATCCGGTGACGAAACTGACGATGGCCGTCGGTCTCTCGCTCGCCGCGTTCCTCGGGCCCGGCTACTGGATCGCGGCCGGCATCACCGGCGTGCTCCTGCTGCTGACCGTCACGTCCGCCACGCTGCGGCCGCTCCTGCGAGCGGCCGCAGTGCTCTTCCTGCCGCTCGCCATCGCGCTGTGCGTGATCCAGGGGCTGCTTCAGCCGGACCGCGAAGGCGTCCTCGGGAGCTGGGGGCCCTTCGAGGTCAGCATGGAAGGGATCGCCGCAACGACCACGTACGCTTCGCGGCTCGCGGTGATCATGCTCTGCGCGATCCTGCTCGTCGTATCGACCAGGCCGAAGGAGCTGGCCGTCGGCCTCACCCAGCGGGGTCTGTCGCCGAAGTTCGCGTACGTCGTGCTCGCGGCGATGCAGTTCGTGCCTGACGCGCAGGCGCGGGTGAGCCGCATCGTGCAGGCACAGCAGGCGCGCGGACTCGACGTGCGCGCGAACCTGGTCACCAGGTTCCGGTCCCTGCGGTCCATCGTCATCCCGTTGTTCAGCGGCGCGCTCGTCACCGCGGAGACCCGTGCTATCGCGCTCGAGGCCAGGGGCCTCAACCACACGGGCGAACGGACGTCGCTGCTCGTGCTAAACGACACGCGCACCGACAAGGTCACCCGCGTCGGCGTCGTGTGCCTGGCCGTCGCAGCTCTCGCGTGGCGGGTGGCGACATGGCTGTGA
- a CDS encoding ECF transporter S component: MSTSRSSDTEPVGFLQGVKSDFNTRAWVIIPVGVGINVALGAVVQALHLPIFLDVVGTILVAIMCGPWVAAVTGITTNVVMTAVNPIWICYAPLQAIIGIVAGILAVKGLMRTNIGRLVVGLILTVTAAVIAAPIIVATTGGAGGTGESAITAFFLATGDQIWSSVVKSKFIVEPIDKILSVFIAVLIIKVLPARYRTTRATRALTR, encoded by the coding sequence ATGAGCACATCACGGTCTTCGGACACGGAACCCGTCGGCTTCCTGCAGGGCGTGAAGAGCGACTTCAACACGAGGGCATGGGTGATCATCCCCGTCGGGGTCGGTATCAACGTCGCCCTGGGAGCGGTAGTGCAGGCCCTGCACCTGCCCATCTTCCTCGACGTGGTCGGAACCATCCTCGTGGCGATCATGTGCGGCCCCTGGGTCGCAGCGGTCACCGGGATCACCACGAACGTGGTGATGACCGCCGTCAACCCGATCTGGATCTGCTACGCACCGTTGCAGGCCATCATCGGGATCGTCGCTGGAATCCTTGCCGTCAAGGGCCTCATGCGAACCAACATCGGCCGCCTCGTCGTCGGATTGATCCTGACGGTGACCGCAGCCGTGATCGCCGCCCCCATCATCGTCGCCACCACGGGCGGCGCGGGCGGCACGGGTGAGTCCGCGATAACTGCGTTCTTCCTTGCAACCGGCGACCAGATCTGGTCCAGTGTGGTGAAGTCGAAGTTCATCGTGGAACCAATCGACAAGATCCTCAGCGTCTTCATCGCCGTGCTCATCATCAAGGTGCTCCCGGCCAGGTACCGGACCACACGCGCGACCAGAGCCCTCACCCGTTGA
- a CDS encoding aminotransferase class I/II-fold pyridoxal phosphate-dependent enzyme — protein sequence MPGRAPSCSTPGCPAPRVAADGNAAHGSHSTLGDPVTARAVRNCGRRRPRQRRPRGCHTAARDPRGTPGGSRRTDALHGRPWPGCRTRGGRAEAPHRERLVRRRPGQTGGAHRGRDERPCRHTPRHHRTRGRGDPARSFVPELPGARPAGRWRSCPRTPAGFLPDEDELRAAITPRTRALVVNSPNNPTGVVYPADTMRMLVRLTEEYGCWLVSDEAYEHLAFPPNQHVSPCSLQRPLRHVVGIFTLSKSYAMTGWRAGYVVAPEEVAEAVCLVQEHQLGSLNAPTQHATLAALTGLRSEIDAMMTEYRARRDIVHDTLADIDGVQVVEPQGSFYAFPRTGGSSTDVVRWLAEYAGVLVMPGSCFGPGGEGHLRVSYCGQGERLQKGCARLRAGLNAMPEQLRRFTSSA from the coding sequence CTGCCGGGCAGGGCGCCGTCGTGCTCGACGCCTGGTTGTCCCGCACCGAGGGTGGCCGCTGATGGCAATGCCGCTCACGGATCGCATTCCACGCTCGGGGATCCGGTCACTGCTCGAGCAGTACGCAACTGCGGACGTCGTCGACCTCGCCAGCGGCGACCCCGCGGCTGCCACACCGCAGCACGTGATCCACGCGGCACACCGGGCGGCAGCCGAAGGACAGACGCACTACACGGACGTCCGTGGCCTGGCTGCCGTACGCGCGGCGGTCGCGCAGAAGCTCCGCACCGAGAACGGCTTGTCCGACGTCGACCCGGACAGACAGGTGGTGCTCACCGCGGGCGCGATGAACGGCCTTGCCGCCACACTCCGCGCCATCACCGCACCCGGGGACGAGGTGATCCTGCTCGATCCTTCGTTCCCGAACTACCGGGCGCACGTCCTGCTGGCCGGTGGCGTTCCTGTCCCCGTACCCCTGCAGGCTTCCTGCCGGACGAGGACGAGCTGCGGGCGGCCATCACACCGCGCACCCGCGCACTCGTCGTGAACTCGCCGAACAACCCGACCGGTGTCGTGTACCCGGCCGACACCATGCGGATGCTCGTCCGGCTCACGGAGGAGTACGGCTGCTGGCTGGTGTCCGACGAGGCGTACGAACACCTGGCCTTCCCGCCTAACCAGCACGTCAGCCCCTGCTCGCTGCAGCGGCCGCTGCGGCACGTCGTCGGCATCTTCACGCTCTCCAAGTCGTACGCGATGACCGGCTGGCGAGCCGGTTACGTCGTCGCACCGGAAGAGGTTGCAGAAGCAGTCTGCCTGGTGCAGGAACACCAGCTCGGCTCGCTCAACGCTCCTACCCAGCACGCCACCCTCGCGGCACTCACCGGCCTGCGTTCGGAGATAGACGCAATGATGACGGAGTACCGCGCTCGCAGGGACATCGTCCACGACACGCTCGCGGACATCGACGGTGTCCAGGTCGTGGAACCACAGGGTTCCTTCTACGCGTTCCCCCGCACCGGCGGCTCGTCGACCGACGTCGTCAGGTGGCTCGCCGAGTACGCAGGTGTGCTGGTCATGCCAGGCAGCTGCTTCGGTCCGGGCGGGGAAGGGCACTTGCGCGTGTCGTACTGCGGGCAGGGCGAACGTCTCCAGAAGGGCTGTGCGCGCCTCCGCGCCGGCCTCAACGCGATGCCCGAACAGTTGCGCCGATTCACGTCAAGCGCTTGA
- a CDS encoding LacI family DNA-binding transcriptional regulator encodes MAGVSTSTVSLVINGKAAGRVSQETQDRVHAAVQHLGYRIDGVARSLATGRRNSVALTVPDLVNPYFSQVTMGVAEGLGDYQLMLLVTRVDDDRFTVNVENMLAERVDGVLAEAPGARLVEELDVPCPVVVLDRPTQGTTLPHVDFDLAKGVRELAAHLVELGHRHLGYVDAARQGPTFQTRRQLLLRRMRGLTEDPVTLSTTRSATTVEEAAAEFRQRWPQWRADGVSCVVCATDIQAYGVVDAAQELGIAVPGELSVAAFDDLPFSKILAPGGLTTITLSGYELGLRSAALLRELMDGRRPEETHVRLSCELQVRGTTGPKKGRRAKRA; translated from the coding sequence ATGGCCGGTGTGTCGACCTCGACGGTGTCTCTGGTGATCAACGGGAAGGCTGCGGGTCGCGTCTCGCAGGAGACCCAGGACCGGGTGCATGCCGCCGTGCAGCATCTCGGCTACCGCATCGACGGGGTGGCCAGGAGCCTCGCCACGGGGCGGCGCAACTCCGTCGCGCTGACCGTTCCCGACCTCGTCAACCCGTACTTCTCGCAGGTGACCATGGGTGTCGCGGAGGGGCTCGGCGACTACCAGCTGATGTTGCTGGTGACGAGGGTGGACGACGACAGGTTCACGGTCAACGTGGAGAACATGCTCGCCGAACGGGTCGACGGCGTGCTCGCCGAGGCTCCCGGTGCCCGGTTGGTGGAGGAGCTGGACGTGCCCTGCCCGGTGGTGGTGCTCGACCGGCCCACGCAAGGCACGACGCTGCCACACGTCGACTTCGACCTCGCGAAGGGCGTGCGGGAGCTCGCCGCGCACCTGGTCGAGCTCGGCCACCGCCACCTCGGGTACGTGGACGCCGCTCGCCAGGGGCCGACGTTCCAGACCCGCAGGCAGCTCCTGTTGCGGCGCATGCGCGGTCTCACCGAGGACCCCGTCACGCTGTCGACCACCAGGTCCGCCACCACGGTCGAGGAGGCGGCGGCGGAGTTCAGGCAACGCTGGCCGCAGTGGCGCGCCGACGGGGTCAGCTGTGTCGTCTGCGCCACGGACATCCAGGCCTACGGGGTGGTGGATGCGGCGCAGGAGCTCGGCATTGCGGTGCCCGGTGAGCTGTCCGTGGCGGCCTTCGACGACCTGCCGTTCTCCAAGATCCTCGCCCCTGGCGGGCTCACCACGATCACCCTGTCCGGCTACGAGCTCGGCCTGCGGTCGGCGGCGTTGTTGCGCGAGCTGATGGACGGACGCCGGCCGGAGGAGACACACGTCCGGCTGTCGTGCGAGCTGCAGGTGCGCGGCACGACCGGGCCGAAGAAGGGCAGGCGCGCGAAGCGTGCCTAG
- a CDS encoding Rieske 2Fe-2S domain-containing protein, with the protein MPVRELDAVGEEALYQQLRRFWHPVLFADELGTAPARVTLLDEAVVVVRMAAGVAAFRDLCVHRGTALSLGKVVDDELVCPYHGWTYDAGGVCTRIPARHGDNIPRRARLVRHQAREAPA; encoded by the coding sequence ATGCCGGTAAGGGAACTCGACGCTGTGGGCGAGGAAGCGCTCTACCAGCAGTTGCGCAGGTTCTGGCATCCGGTGTTGTTCGCCGACGAGCTCGGCACCGCACCCGCGCGCGTGACGCTGCTCGACGAGGCCGTAGTCGTCGTGCGGATGGCCGCCGGCGTGGCCGCGTTCCGCGACCTGTGCGTGCATCGAGGCACGGCACTCTCGCTCGGCAAGGTCGTCGACGACGAACTGGTGTGCCCGTACCACGGCTGGACCTACGACGCCGGCGGTGTCTGCACCAGGATCCCCGCGCGGCACGGCGACAACATCCCGCGCCGCGCCAGGCTCGTGCGCCACCAGGCTCGGGAGGCGCCGGCATGA
- a CDS encoding aminotransferase class I/II-fold pyridoxal phosphate-dependent enzyme, translating to MEPSDLAFDSKLVYYAPEPASQSISYPIYMSANYQYADDIYDKIVAGERRDVNIYSRCGNPTEYKLEEQVAKAAGADSCLATASGMAAVSHALFGLLKSGDHLVADWTTYSSTHEFFDHRITDYDIDVTFVDTADPLAVTKAITPRTKLVYFETVANPTMKVTPIPPLAEIAHERGIPLVCDNTFASPAVCQPHAFGVDVVVESATKFIGGHNDAVGGVITMRSDLLPQDWLEDVRWNTLNKLGGALSPFNAWLLLRGLQTLGLRVDRQSANAMTLARHLEEHPAVEAVWYPGLPSHPQHGVASEQLRNYGAMLTFAVADERAAVTVLKALRLASFAASLGGLRTTAQVPATMAFLDISPEQRQQMGVRDGAVRVSVGIEDASDVLADFDRALAQAYE from the coding sequence GTGGAGCCATCGGACCTCGCCTTCGACAGCAAGCTCGTCTACTACGCGCCTGAGCCGGCGTCGCAGTCGATCAGCTACCCGATCTACATGTCGGCCAACTACCAGTACGCGGACGACATCTACGACAAGATCGTTGCGGGTGAGCGTCGGGATGTGAACATCTACAGCCGCTGCGGCAACCCGACCGAGTACAAGCTCGAGGAGCAGGTGGCGAAGGCAGCGGGTGCCGACTCCTGCCTCGCGACGGCGTCGGGCATGGCCGCGGTGTCGCACGCGCTCTTCGGCCTGCTGAAGTCGGGTGACCACCTGGTCGCGGACTGGACGACGTACAGCAGCACGCACGAGTTCTTCGACCATCGCATCACGGACTACGACATCGACGTGACGTTCGTCGACACCGCCGACCCGCTCGCGGTGACCAAGGCGATCACGCCGCGGACGAAGCTCGTCTACTTCGAGACGGTCGCCAACCCGACGATGAAGGTCACCCCGATCCCGCCGCTCGCCGAGATCGCGCACGAGCGCGGCATCCCGCTGGTCTGCGACAACACGTTCGCCAGCCCCGCGGTCTGCCAGCCGCATGCGTTCGGCGTGGACGTCGTGGTGGAGAGCGCCACGAAGTTCATCGGTGGACACAACGACGCCGTCGGCGGGGTGATCACGATGCGCTCGGACCTGCTCCCGCAGGACTGGCTGGAAGACGTTCGGTGGAACACGCTGAACAAGCTCGGCGGTGCGCTGTCGCCGTTCAACGCCTGGCTGCTGCTGCGCGGCCTCCAGACCCTGGGGCTGCGCGTGGACCGGCAGTCGGCGAACGCCATGACGCTGGCCCGGCATCTGGAGGAACACCCCGCGGTGGAGGCGGTGTGGTACCCGGGGTTGCCGTCGCACCCGCAGCACGGCGTCGCGTCCGAGCAGCTGCGCAACTACGGCGCGATGCTCACCTTCGCCGTCGCCGACGAGCGGGCGGCAGTCACCGTGCTCAAGGCACTGCGCCTGGCCAGCTTCGCCGCCAGCCTCGGCGGACTGCGTACGACCGCGCAGGTGCCTGCCACCATGGCGTTCCTGGACATCTCGCCGGAACAACGTCAGCAGATGGGGGTACGCGACGGCGCCGTCAGGGTGTCCGTAGGCATCGAGGACGCATCGGACGTTCTCGCGGACTTCGACCGCGCCCTTGCCCAGGCGTACGAGTAG
- a CDS encoding divalent metal cation transporter, whose amino-acid sequence MATTEATPADPYLLTAEGIKEPPVGWKNSLRYLGPGMILSASIVGSGELIATTTLGAQAGFVLLWLVIVSTLVKVAVQIELARWTIVTGEPALTGYGRVPPKFGRIGWVNVLWIVLALSKLLQLGGIIGGVAVALSVLMPLGSAPLGQTSLTIWTIIVMVLSIAMLYSSKYKLIERGAVALVVLFSLLTIFIAVGLPVTEFAYSAGDIGGGLKFLIPAGTIGAAVAMFGITGVGADEITFYTYWCVEKGYARWTGPNDGSEEWRRRANGWIKVMKKDALVSWLIYTFGTLAFYLMGAAVLKPQGLVPEGNEMITTLSRIYTGTLGDWANVLFLIGAIAVLGSTMWAAIPSWSRMYSNLLSTLGVFDWQNVVARRRSVRIFTVILPVLWAAAFLYIQEPVLMVQIGGVMTGIFLVAVVIAVWYLRNKETDARLHGTRWFTIALTISSVAIAALGVYSVLSVFGLELG is encoded by the coding sequence ATGGCCACCACCGAAGCGACTCCGGCGGACCCGTACCTCCTCACCGCCGAAGGCATAAAAGAACCCCCCGTCGGCTGGAAGAACAGCCTCAGGTATCTCGGTCCCGGCATGATCCTCAGCGCCTCCATCGTGGGGTCGGGCGAGCTGATCGCCACCACCACGCTGGGCGCACAGGCCGGGTTCGTGCTGCTCTGGCTGGTGATCGTCAGCACGTTGGTGAAAGTCGCGGTGCAGATCGAGCTGGCCAGGTGGACGATCGTCACCGGCGAACCGGCGCTCACCGGGTACGGCCGGGTGCCACCGAAGTTCGGCCGGATCGGCTGGGTCAACGTCCTCTGGATCGTGCTGGCACTCAGCAAGTTGTTGCAGCTCGGCGGCATCATCGGCGGCGTCGCCGTCGCGCTGAGCGTGTTAATGCCGCTGGGTAGCGCGCCACTCGGGCAGACGTCGCTGACGATATGGACGATCATCGTCATGGTCCTCAGCATCGCCATGCTGTACTCCAGCAAGTACAAGCTGATCGAGCGCGGCGCCGTCGCCCTGGTGGTGCTGTTCTCGCTGCTGACCATCTTCATCGCGGTCGGGTTGCCGGTGACCGAGTTCGCCTACAGCGCCGGCGACATCGGCGGCGGCCTGAAGTTCCTCATCCCCGCCGGCACGATCGGCGCCGCCGTCGCCATGTTCGGCATCACCGGTGTGGGTGCGGACGAGATCACGTTCTACACCTACTGGTGCGTGGAGAAGGGCTACGCGCGGTGGACCGGCCCCAACGACGGGTCCGAGGAGTGGCGGCGTCGCGCCAACGGCTGGATCAAGGTCATGAAGAAGGACGCATTGGTGTCCTGGCTGATCTACACGTTCGGCACGCTGGCCTTCTACCTGATGGGCGCGGCCGTGCTCAAGCCGCAGGGTCTGGTGCCCGAGGGCAACGAGATGATCACCACCCTGTCGAGGATCTACACCGGCACGCTCGGCGACTGGGCGAACGTCCTCTTCCTGATCGGCGCGATCGCGGTGCTCGGCTCGACGATGTGGGCGGCCATTCCCAGCTGGTCCCGGATGTACTCCAACCTGCTGTCCACCCTGGGCGTGTTCGACTGGCAGAACGTGGTGGCCCGCAGGCGGTCGGTGCGCATCTTCACCGTCATCTTGCCGGTGCTGTGGGCTGCGGCGTTCCTCTATATCCAGGAGCCGGTGCTGATGGTCCAGATCGGCGGCGTGATGACCGGCATCTTCCTCGTGGCGGTCGTGATCGCGGTCTGGTATCTGCGCAACAAGGAGACCGACGCGAGACTGCACGGCACCAGGTGGTTCACGATCGCACTGACAATTAGTAGCGTCGCAATTGCCGCACTCGGCGTCTACAGCGTGTTGAGCGTGTTCGGCCTCGAGCTCGGCTGA
- a CDS encoding DUF2088 domain-containing protein, whose protein sequence is MDKAAAGLGPFEAVGDLSYDVAFPAMLPVQQKVDAPQVADVAAATRAALEPLRARVTAGMSVAITAGSRGIADKPAVVRAAGEWLRSVGAEPFVVPAMGSHGGATPEGQVELLGELGMTEQSVGMPIRATMDTARVGQVPGGPEVHLDAYAAEADGILAVNRVKAHTDFSGELESGVGKIVAIGLGKQRGAEGVHRFGPANLGTWIPRVARHLVDTGKVLGGLAILENAHDRAARIELLEPADIAGPGEAQLLLEAKQLMGRLPFDDIDVAVVDAMGKNVSGSGMDTNVIGRMMIRGSPEFEGPNIRNIAVLDLTDESHGNSVGVGLADFVPFRLMAKVDLRATYVNAMTSGLGGPQRAQLPITLPTDRDAVAAAILTCGRPDTAQARVVRMRSTLDLEDLLVSEALRDEVLANDRLTITGEPSPLAFGPDGRITGWS, encoded by the coding sequence ATGGATAAGGCAGCAGCTGGGCTCGGCCCCTTCGAGGCGGTCGGCGATCTCTCGTACGACGTGGCGTTCCCGGCGATGCTGCCGGTGCAGCAGAAGGTCGACGCCCCACAGGTGGCCGATGTCGCCGCCGCGACGCGGGCGGCGCTCGAGCCGTTACGCGCACGGGTCACCGCCGGTATGTCGGTCGCGATCACCGCGGGCAGCCGCGGCATCGCGGACAAGCCGGCCGTCGTACGCGCGGCCGGCGAGTGGCTGCGGTCGGTCGGCGCTGAACCGTTCGTGGTGCCTGCGATGGGGTCGCACGGCGGTGCGACCCCTGAGGGGCAGGTGGAGCTGCTCGGCGAGCTCGGCATGACCGAGCAGAGCGTGGGCATGCCGATCCGCGCGACGATGGACACGGCGCGGGTCGGCCAGGTGCCCGGTGGGCCCGAGGTCCATCTGGACGCCTACGCTGCCGAGGCGGACGGCATCCTCGCCGTCAACCGGGTGAAGGCGCACACCGACTTCTCCGGCGAGCTGGAGAGCGGCGTGGGCAAGATCGTCGCGATCGGACTCGGCAAGCAACGCGGAGCCGAGGGCGTCCACCGGTTCGGGCCGGCGAACCTGGGCACCTGGATCCCGCGGGTCGCGCGGCACCTCGTCGACACCGGGAAGGTGCTCGGCGGCCTGGCGATACTCGAGAACGCCCACGACCGGGCGGCGAGGATCGAGCTCCTGGAGCCGGCCGATATCGCGGGACCTGGCGAGGCGCAGCTGCTGCTCGAGGCGAAGCAGCTGATGGGGCGGTTGCCGTTCGACGACATCGACGTCGCCGTGGTGGACGCGATGGGCAAGAACGTGTCGGGTTCGGGCATGGACACGAACGTGATCGGCCGGATGATGATCCGCGGCAGCCCCGAGTTCGAGGGGCCGAACATCCGCAACATCGCCGTCCTCGACCTCACCGACGAGTCCCACGGCAACTCCGTCGGAGTCGGCCTCGCGGACTTCGTCCCGTTCCGGCTGATGGCGAAGGTCGACCTGCGTGCGACGTACGTCAACGCCATGACGTCCGGGCTCGGCGGCCCGCAGCGGGCGCAGCTACCGATCACGCTGCCCACCGACAGGGACGCCGTGGCCGCCGCGATCCTCACCTGCGGCCGCCCGGACACGGCCCAGGCCCGGGTGGTGCGGATGCGTAGCACACTGGACCTGGAAGACCTGCTGGTCAGCGAGGCGCTCCGCGACGAGGTGCTGGCGAACGACCGGCTGACCATCACCGGCGAGCCGAGCCCACTCGCGTTCGGCCCGGACGGCCGCATCACCGGATGGTCGTGA